In Nitrosophilus alvini, the following are encoded in one genomic region:
- a CDS encoding biotin/lipoyl-containing protein → MAKKIVEVMDTTFRDGFQSVFGGRVLMNDFLPAVEAAKEAGIRHFEMGGGARFQTLFFYLNENAFEMMDRFKEVAGPEANLQTLARGISCIALDTVSSDILDLHAKLFKKHGVTTIRNFDALNDVDNLKASSEFIIKHGLKHEVVITIMDLPPGCSGAHDVEFYEKILDKILEKEIYFDSFCFKDASGTANPQKVYETIKMARKKLPENTHLRLHTHETAGASVACYLAALEAGADGIDLAVSPVSGGTSQPDFLTMWHALKGKNFDLGFDPEKILSYEQTLEECLHDYFIPPEAKAVSALIPFSPMPGGALTANTQMMRDNNMLDKYPEVIKEMREVVEKGGFGTSVTPVSQFYFQQAFNNVMFGKWKKIAEGYGRMVLGYFGKTPVQPDPEIVKIASEQLNLEPTDKNPLELANEDPNKSVEHAKRMLKDAGVPVTDENIFIAAICDVKGIEFLKGNGKVMVRKKSDMEKEQKAVAKAGELESYTVIVDGEKYSVQVMEGEGGDFEIKEVKKDSSSSKPSSSEGVKVEASVPGSVFKILAHEGQKVKEGEPVIILEAMKMEIEVNSPKDGVVKSINVNVGDTVESGQLLAVIE, encoded by the coding sequence TGATGAATGATTTTCTACCTGCTGTTGAAGCTGCAAAAGAAGCGGGTATAAGACATTTTGAGATGGGAGGAGGTGCAAGGTTTCAGACTCTCTTTTTCTATCTGAATGAAAACGCTTTTGAAATGATGGACAGGTTCAAAGAGGTGGCAGGACCTGAAGCAAATCTTCAGACACTCGCCCGCGGAATCAGCTGTATAGCGCTCGATACCGTATCCAGTGATATACTCGACTTGCATGCGAAACTTTTTAAAAAACACGGAGTAACCACTATCAGGAACTTTGACGCACTGAATGATGTGGATAATCTCAAAGCAAGTTCAGAGTTTATCATAAAACACGGACTTAAACACGAGGTTGTCATAACTATAATGGATCTTCCTCCCGGATGTAGCGGTGCGCACGATGTAGAGTTCTACGAGAAAATACTGGATAAGATACTTGAAAAAGAGATATATTTTGATTCATTCTGTTTCAAAGATGCGTCAGGTACTGCAAATCCGCAAAAAGTTTATGAAACGATAAAAATGGCGAGAAAAAAGCTGCCTGAGAATACTCACTTGAGACTACATACCCATGAGACAGCCGGAGCAAGTGTGGCATGTTATCTGGCGGCATTGGAAGCCGGAGCCGACGGTATTGATCTTGCCGTTTCGCCTGTATCAGGAGGTACCTCACAGCCCGATTTTCTTACAATGTGGCACGCTTTGAAAGGAAAGAATTTTGACCTGGGATTTGATCCTGAAAAGATACTCTCATATGAGCAGACTCTTGAAGAGTGTCTGCATGATTATTTTATCCCGCCGGAGGCAAAGGCCGTATCAGCACTGATTCCTTTTTCGCCTATGCCGGGAGGTGCACTTACTGCAAATACGCAGATGATGAGAGACAACAATATGCTTGATAAATATCCGGAAGTCATAAAAGAGATGAGAGAAGTTGTCGAAAAAGGCGGCTTCGGAACATCTGTGACGCCTGTAAGCCAGTTCTATTTTCAGCAGGCATTCAATAATGTAATGTTTGGAAAATGGAAAAAAATTGCTGAAGGATATGGAAGGATGGTTCTTGGATATTTTGGAAAAACTCCAGTCCAGCCCGATCCGGAAATTGTAAAAATAGCATCTGAACAGCTAAATCTCGAACCTACTGACAAAAATCCGCTCGAACTTGCAAACGAAGATCCGAACAAGAGTGTTGAACATGCCAAAAGAATGCTCAAAGACGCAGGAGTTCCGGTAACAGATGAAAATATATTTATAGCCGCTATTTGTGATGTTAAAGGGATAGAGTTTCTGAAAGGAAACGGTAAAGTTATGGTCCGAAAAAAAAGTGATATGGAAAAAGAGCAAAAAGCGGTTGCAAAAGCAGGCGAGCTTGAAAGCTATACGGTAATTGTTGACGGGGAAAAATACAGTGTGCAGGTTATGGAAGGTGAAGGCGGCGATTTTGAGATAAAAGAGGTGAAAAAAGATTCTTCATCTTCAAAACCATCCTCATCTGAAGGTGTAAAAGTGGAAGCTTCTGTTCCCGGGTCTGTATTTAAAATATTGGCACATGAAGGACAAAAGGTCAAAGAAGGCGAGCCTGTTATTATACTTGAAGCAATGAAAATGGAGATAGAGGTAAACTCTCCCAAAGACGGGGTAGTAAAAAGTATAAACGTAAATGTAGGTGATACCGTAGAGTCAGGACAGCTTCTGGCAGTTATAGAATAA